ACCGCCGAGCGCATACAGGCGCTGAAACAGATCGCCGGACCTTGGCAAACCCAAGTAATCGAGCCATTACGACAGGTGCGCAGGCAATGGCGCGAAACGGCGCAGCACGATAAGAATTTGGCGGGGTTGCGCGAGCGGGTCAAGGCCCTGGAGCTGGATGCCGAACGACAACTGCTGACGCGCCTGGAGGCACTGGCGCAGCTATGGCCGACGGATGACGCAATAACTCAGCAACCGTGGTTGGAAGGACTGGCGGCTGAGGATGCCGCCAACCTTGACCACGACGTGCTGCAAGCGCTGCGCGTCGTGGTCACCAGCGCTTAAGAGGCGCTGCTTGGGGTGGCGCTTGGCGCTGCCGGTGCAGGTGTGCTGCCGGTCGGTGCAGTTGGCGCGGTGGACGCTACCGCAGCGACAGCGGGCGTGGCGGGCTTGGCAGCCGATGGCTTTACTGCGGCTGGTTTGGCAGCAGCAGGTTTGGCGGTTGGCTTGGCGGCCGGTTTCGCAGCGGCAGTTTTAACAACTGGCTTGGCGGCCGGTTTCGCAGCAGCAGTTTTAGCAACTGGCTTGGCGGCCGGTTTCGCAGCAGCAGTTTTAGCAACTGGCTTGGCGGCCGGTTTCGCAGCAGCAGTTTTAGCAGCTGGCTTGGCGGCCGGTTTCGCAGCAGCAGTTTTAGCAGCTGGCTTGGCGGCTGGTTTCGCAGCAGCAGTTTTAGCAGCTGGCTTGGCGGCTGGTTTCGCAGCAGCAGTTTTAGCAACTGGCTTGGCGGCTGGTTTCACAGCAGCAGTTTTAGCAGCTGGCTTGGCGGCTGGTTTCGCAGCAGCAGTTTTAGCGGCTGG
Above is a genomic segment from Pseudomonas azadiae containing:
- a CDS encoding TIGR02444 family protein, which gives rise to MCADLWSFSLSTYARPGVEAACLRLQEQGADVCLLLCGAWLEQRAVAATAERIQALKQIAGPWQTQVIEPLRQVRRQWRETAQHDKNLAGLRERVKALELDAERQLLTRLEALAQLWPTDDAITQQPWLEGLAAEDAANLDHDVLQALRVVVTSA